Below is a genomic region from Equus caballus isolate H_3958 breed thoroughbred chromosome X, TB-T2T, whole genome shotgun sequence.
GTCATAGGACATCTTTTTCATTGAGCAGTACCATGGACGTGCCTCCAGTACAGTCTGCAGgatctacctcattcttttacatatttcttgCGTTTTCAAGCTTTCTTCAGCTATCTCCTTCCTCATGGCTGAAGTTTCTCCCATATTCAAAAGAACCCTCTCTCAGCCATGCATCCCACCTCACTCCTTCCCTCCGCAGCCAGAAGTCCTTGAAGGGAAGCCTCCCTCACTGAGTGCACATCCTCAACCCTTGCAGTTTGCCTTCTGCCCCTCCTGTACCCAGACCTGCTCAAAGATCGAAAGTGAACGCCAGACCCAGTGGGCACTTTTCACCTCCTATCTTAGGGGCCCCCTGCAGCCCCGGGCACTGCTGAGCACACTCCCCTTGCAACTCTCTTCCCTCTGTTCTGACTACCGCTACATGCCTCATTGCCTCCATGGTTCCCAATCAGGGACGATTTTGCTCTCCTGTGGGCATGTGACAATATCTGGAGataattttggttgtcacagttaGGGGGCGATGTGCTCCTGGCCTCTACTGGGTTCTGAGGCCAGGGTTCTGCTGAACGTCCTACAGTGTACTGGACAGCCCCCTGCAACAATTATCCAACCTCAAGTGTCAAGAGTGCTGGGTTTGGGAAACCTGGCTCTAGAACTGTAGAAATGAGCCCAAGAACACTTCTGACAAGTGCAGGTTAGGGATCTTGCCGGTGTGTCCCTCAGACAAAGCACTGGAGAGTGAATGAGGACAGAAGGtcggggtgggggtaggggctTTTGGGCAATGGCAACCATCCTGATGTTTGTCCACACCTGCCCCAACAGGAGAGAGCCCAAGGTCACATCCAGCCGCTGCAGAGATGTCCCAGGTCTATGTCAGCTTCAGTCCCTAGGTCCTCAGTCTCCAGGTGATGTCCAGGGCTCCTCTAGTTATCTCAGTCTGGTCCAGGTGTGAATCCTCACCATCCTGCCACCTGCAGGATAAACCACACATTTAGCCCCGCTCAAGACATCTTCTCGTCATCAGAGGGGGAGATGCAGAccatcctccccactccccctttccCAGTTTACCCCCTCCCTCTGGAAATTGATTTCCCAGTGGGATATGTTCTATTGCACATTTCTGAATCCACTGAGGGCTTTGTAGCCAGACTCCCCTCCTACTATTGTCCTGGTGGTGGGCTGGGGGAGAGAATCCCTCAGGATGGCACCATGCTTTGGTCTGTGGTCTAGCCCAGCCCACCTTTAGGCACCGTCAGTTGCTGACTCACCTCCTTGGCTGTGGCGTGAGTTCCTTGATCAGATCTGACTGTCCCCAGTTCTGCTCCCTGGGCACTGGGGAGGCTTCTCCTGTCATGGGGCTGAAGAGCCATAGCAGTCCTCGCCTGCAGCTGGTGCTGGCATCCTCTGTATGCAGCCCTGAGGGATTCCCTTAGAGGTGGCACATCTCTGCTGTGGTGTAAACCCGGTTTGCCCCAGGCCTGTTTTGATTGTTTCTTGTGATATAAGTTGCTGAGAACATGAAAGAGCTTCCTGTCTAGTTCATTCCTGGAGACTCTGGGGATCCAGGAATCCCCACTACCTGGCACACCCTGAGGACCTCCGCAGCCAGGTCCAACATTTTCTTTGATGGTCTGGGGTTTTCAACTGTTCTTCTGGTGCCAATTTCTGTCTTGGAAATAATCTGGTTGCCCAGAACAGGAACCCGCTCAACTTAGCTTCAAGAAAAGGGGATCTGTGTAAAGTGGCTTTTCACAAAGCACAATTTTAGAAAGTGGAAACATGGCCAGGCCGtcactctctccatctctgtggTCACAGGATCAactcctctctgcttctctgtgccCGTGTGCTCCCTGGGACCTCATAATGTCATCCTCTAAAAGCACTTGGCCTCTGTAAAGCACACGGTTCTGCTCCCCCACAGCCAGGGTCAGGCCTCGGCTGTGGCCTCAGTGTTCATGGCTCTGACCTTGACCCCAACTCCAAGTGACCCATTGTTTCATTTCCCAGCACCATCCTGACTTTGGCATCTGCCtctctattcagattgtctagtGTGAGAATCTGTTTTGCTCAGGATGGGTCAAATGCCCACTCCTGCTCCCATCATCTATAGCCtaggtgggggagggagtgggtcgttatatatatacatagctGCCCTGGTCCACCAGATACCAGGGCGGGGGGAGAGAGACACAAATAGAAGCTGCAGCACTTCTGGGGTGTGGAATGCCAATGCTCTGGAATGCAAAGGGAGTCATCAAACGTGTCTCTATGTCTCTCTCCCCGCAGCCCCCTAACCTATACCCTCCCCAGTGGCCACCTCACACCCCAACTCCCATCCCACTTCCCACTTCTCTCACAAACCAGTtgccccatccccccacccacccattcCCCCGCAAACCCTCCCCtacctctccccctccctctgaaAATTGATTTCCCATTGGGAtatgtttctgttctgtttcacaTTTTTGAATTCAAGGGTTTTGTAGCCAGATTCCCCTCCCGCAGCGGAAGCAAGTCTCCCTCCGTGAAAAATTCACGGCCTTACACCAAGGGCAGTCCCAATCCCCGGGCCTGCGAAATACTGGAGGTCTTCTCTGCTGGTGGGCATCGAAGTCTCTCCTGTCTCTTTGGGATTGAGGCTCTATACCCTGAGCCCCATTAGACCCTAAGGTAACACTAGAGGGCCCCCAGTGGGGAGCCGTCTGAGATGGAGCCCCTGCTGTGAACAttgctgctggtggggatgctGTGGCTGAGTCTGGGAATGGGAGTAAGGGGCATGTGAAGGGGTATGTGAATGAGGCCGGGAGCTGCACAGGAAGGGATGCTGGGGAGACTCTGGACCTGGGCTTCATGgtctcagagaaataaaacatggcTGTTTCCGCAGACCTGagacctccctccctctgcctgccagAGGGGTAATTATTCTGCTTCACAGCTCCAAGAACCTGCAGGAGGCCTCCACCCAGCTCTTTTGTGGcctcttccctttcctcatccttctcctgtcttcctcctcctcctataGCACCAGCAACGGTGGCAGTAGAAGCAGCGGCTGCCCCAATCTCCTGTTCCTTCTCACCTGCTCCTTCTGTCCCAGCCCCACTGGCAGTGGCCAGGCCTGGCGCTGCTGCGACCTGCTCCCGGGGAGACCCTAGCTCCTGGAAAGAAGTGGGCAAGGTTGAGACCAGttctggaggcagggaggggggcagagggcagagagaggagacgGGGCAGGGACTAAGTCCGGGTAAACTTACAGCCCGGAGGAGCTTCCACTTCAGGAGGTCCCTTTCCTTCCGCATCTCTGCCAGGTTGGCCTGTGTCTGCCGCAGCCGAAAGGCTGCCTCCTTGCGCTCCATCTCCTGCTGAGCTGTGAGCTTTTTCAGTTCTGAGGTCAAGTCCTCCGCAGTGGACTTATGCAGTTTGGTGAAGTCCTGCAGCCACTGCACCCTGCGCTCCTGTAACTGGCCCTGCCTGCAGGTGAAGCGCACGCCCAGGGCCAGACCGCTCCAGGCGCAGGCCTCTTTGGCCTCGCTGGGCACCGCACTGTCCTCCAGGATGGCCCTGAGCTTGTCTTCCACCTCTTCCCAGGACAGGGATATATTCTCGAGGTAGAACTCAAGGCCTTTTTCGTGCGCGGCTATTTTCTCGTTGATGAAGGCCACCACCTCACCATGCTGGAACCCACCACAGGGGTCATCAGGTTTCAAGGCCATGAGAGCTGAGGGCCTCAGCGGCTTAACTGGCCCTGTGGGGATGAATCAATCAGTTGTCCCCTACCCCCCTCTatagcccctccctctcccttggTCTCCTCCCGTCCattgcccttcccctccccccgcAGACCATTGTAAAGACCCCTGACTGGCTTGTTCCACCCTAGAACACCTCACCTCTCCAGCCAGGGCCAGAAAAGGTGCAGGCCGACCACGTCCACCTACCACGGCCGAAGACAGTGAAGATCCTCGTCTCTCTGGGGTCTCTGAGGAAAGGAAGCCTCCGCGCCAACCGTCGTCCCAGAGGCGTTTACCCTGGGACTGTTCCAACTTCCAGAGacagcaggggtgggagggaatgCAAAAGGAaggcccctcccccccccccccacctcgaGACA
It encodes:
- the TEX13A gene encoding testis-expressed protein 13A is translated as MALKPDDPCGGFQHGEVVAFINEKIAAHEKGLEFYLENISLSWEEVEDKLRAILEDSAVPSEAKEACAWSGLALGVRFTCRQGQLQERRVQWLQDFTKLHKSTAEDLTSELKKLTAQQEMERKEAAFRLRQTQANLAEMRKERDLLKWKLLRAELGSPREQVAAAPGLATASGAGTEGAGEKEQEIGAAAASTATVAGAIGGGGRQEKDEEREEATKELGGGLLQVLGAVKQNNYPSGRQREGGLRSAETAMFYFSETMKPRSRVSPASLPVQLPASFTYPFTCPLLPFPDSATASPPAAMFTAGAPSQTAPHWGPSSVTLGSNGAQGIEPQSQRDRRDFDAHQQRRPPVFRRPGDWDCPWCKAVNFSRRETCFRCGRGIWLQNP